The nucleotide sequence GAGGGGGCCGGGGGTTACAATTCGAAGCCAACGCCAAAACTAAAGTCGAGCACAGTGAACGGACCGTACATCGAATGGGCCGGCATCTGAGAAAAATCGCCGACATAGCGAAATCGGCTTTGCGCCAGTAAGAACACGTGTCGACTGATAACCATACGCATACCCATCGAAGCCTCGGCGCCCAACTGGACACCGTAGTGCTGGTCGAAACCGGTCGCCGTTTCGCCACCGGGTACTCCATCGCGCCGCGTCCTCTCGGAGAAGACGTGGGAAGAAATGCCCACCCCGACCACCGGATGCAAACGAGGCGTTAACGCTGGCAGCGAGTACGAATAACTGAACGTGATGGGGACGGATCGGTACTTCCAGTCCGACTCCAATCGAAAGCGGCGTTCGTATTCCCGCGGCACGGACGAGGCTCGGAAGTACTCACCCGAGACGTTGAGTGCGTGAGGGCCCCCAAGCGGCAGGCGTAACGAGACGGTGTGAGCCGACGAGGCGTAACCGGATGACGACAGCGAAAGTCGATCGTTTTCCATCAGAACTGCCAGCGAACGCATCCATTGAGCCTGTACCCGCTGCATGCCCACACAGGCACTGCAGAGGACCAGACACAGGAGGCATCGCGTGGTGGTTCGACAGATCATCGACATTCGCTCGGCTAGGGACGCATCAAACTCGATTCAACAAGGCCACGCCGGCATCGGGGGGGACGACCGGTGTCGTACACACGTGTATCTGACGAATGTATCGGTCGATCGAGGCGAGGCTTAAACGGAACGTGGTGGATCGTTCTGCAATCTACGGCAAAGACGCACCAAGGCGCACCCTGGTTACAGAATAGTAACTCGGGGGCGCCGTGCCGTGGTATGTCGTTCACGTAGTCCGACCCGTTTTCGTTCCCCGGGGGCCAGACATGGAGCCAGGTCAACTGAACCGCTCACCATATCATCGTCGCGGCTGACCAGGAAAGCATAATCGGGTGACACCATCGTTACAAGTACTCAACGCCGGCGGCTATTTGTTCGCCGCCAGAGCCGCTGACCGATCCCACATCTTGAGGGCTTCGAGCAGCTCGGGGTCAATCGAATTCACAATCGGGTGCCACACGCCACTGCCGTACAACTGGCGGGCGATGAGCGCCTTGAGTCGGGTTTCGAGCGTCAGACGCTCTGCCGCGGCATCCGTCATGGCAAACACCTTGTTTTCCATCGAAACCAGATTCGGGTCGGACGTCAGCGTGAGGCCTTTTTCGGCCGCATATACCCAGAAGGCGTCCCAGGCCGCATCGTCTACTTCGTAGGTATGGATAAACGCCTGTTGCGCGTCGGCCCAGCGTGAGCGGTACGGCTGCTCATGGGTCTCGAACCACTCACGGGCGAAGAGCTGGTCCAACTGGTTCCCGATGATGGCGGCTGTAACCGGCGAGGTCAGGGTGTCGAGCGGAACGATATAGTCCGGCAAAATACCACCGCCGCCGAACACGATTCGGTTGTGGGTCGTCCGGTACTTGAGCGAATCCGGCACGCTGTCCACGTAATCGTTCAGGCTGTACGTGTCCTGGTGGCTGAGCGACTTATTCTCATAATACGCGTCCAGATCCCCGCCCTCGTAGGGCGTCTGGATGAGGCGGCCGGATGGGGTGTAATAGCGGGAGATCGTCATCTGGAGCACACTCTTGTCTGGCAGTTCAAATTGGGACTGTACGAGCCCCTTGCCGAAGGTGCGCCGGCCGACGATGAGCGCCCGGTCGTGGTCCTGTAGCGCGCCGGCGACGATTTCGCTGGCCGAAGCGGAGTATTCGTTGACGAGGACGATCACCGGCTGGGTTTCAAGCACTCCGCCGGCCGAGGAATGCTTCACCTGGTCGAATTGAGCATTCCGGCCTTTGGTATACACGATGATCTTGCCATCGCCGATCATCTCATCCGCAATTTTTACGGCGGACTCCATGATGCCGCCGCCGTTGTACCGCAAATCGACCACCAGGCGCTTCATCCCTTGCGCGGTGAGCGAATCGACGTGCTGCTTGAACTCATTGTAGGTCGTCATCGCAAACCGCCCGATCCTCACATAACCGGTCTCGTCATCGACCATATACGAGGCGTCGATCGTGTAGAGCGGGATCTTACCGCGTTTCACGGTAAAATAGACGGGTTCGCGAGAGCCTGGCCGCACGATGGACATCTTGACGCGCGTTCCGATATCCCCTTTCAGATGTTTCTGCACTTCATTCGATGAGAAACCGACGGCGACGGTGTCATCGATGGCGACGATCCGGTCCCCGGCGAGCACACCGACCATCTCGCTCGGCCCGTCAGCCACCGTGGACACCACGCGAATCGTATCCCGGATGATCTCGAACATAATTCCGACGCCGCCGAACGAGCCCTTATAACTCTCCTGGATCTCTTCGATCTCGTCCGAGCTAATATACAGCGAGTGCGGATCCAGCTCCGCCAGCATGCCGTTCACGGCGCTATCGACCAGCTTCTTGGGATCTGCTTCATCGACGTATTGCCGCTGGATGACCAGAAACGCATTCTCGAGCTTGCGAAGCTGTTCATACGTATCCGTATCGGAAAGCACGGATTCGATCTTCATGCCGAGCACAAGCCCGATCACAAGCAGCACAAATCCGGGAATCACGTAAGTCTTTTTCATGCGATGTGTCGTCCTTGTTGAGCCGGCGGTCACCGCCGACGGACGGCCCTGACGCGCCTCAGGCCAGTCGATCGGTTTCCGAAAATAACAAAAAGATAAACGGTATTCATTC is from Rhodothermales bacterium and encodes:
- a CDS encoding S41 family peptidase; the protein is MKKTYVIPGFVLLVIGLVLGMKIESVLSDTDTYEQLRKLENAFLVIQRQYVDEADPKKLVDSAVNGMLAELDPHSLYISSDEIEEIQESYKGSFGGVGIMFEIIRDTIRVVSTVADGPSEMVGVLAGDRIVAIDDTVAVGFSSNEVQKHLKGDIGTRVKMSIVRPGSREPVYFTVKRGKIPLYTIDASYMVDDETGYVRIGRFAMTTYNEFKQHVDSLTAQGMKRLVVDLRYNGGGIMESAVKIADEMIGDGKIIVYTKGRNAQFDQVKHSSAGGVLETQPVIVLVNEYSASASEIVAGALQDHDRALIVGRRTFGKGLVQSQFELPDKSVLQMTISRYYTPSGRLIQTPYEGGDLDAYYENKSLSHQDTYSLNDYVDSVPDSLKYRTTHNRIVFGGGGILPDYIVPLDTLTSPVTAAIIGNQLDQLFAREWFETHEQPYRSRWADAQQAFIHTYEVDDAAWDAFWVYAAEKGLTLTSDPNLVSMENKVFAMTDAAAERLTLETRLKALIARQLYGSGVWHPIVNSIDPELLEALKMWDRSAALAANK